The Cryptococcus neoformans var. neoformans B-3501A chromosome 4, whole genome shotgun sequence genome has a window encoding:
- a CDS encoding hypothetical protein (HMMPfam hit to MIR, MIR domain, score: 197.7, E(): 2.2e-56; HMMPfam hit to PMT, Dolichyl-phosphate-mannose-protein mannosyltransferase, score: 280.6, E(): 2.5e-81), translated as MSQPLTRRGPLQPHPSQASTFTSKVTVESEADARLRDHHSGRTAQKTAFGGKRGSAAVGRIGKREWTMIGGMVVVALYVRLYKLGRPSSVVFDEVHFGGFAMKYIRRKFFMDVHPPLAKLLVTLSAWIGGFDGKFDFKDIGKDYLEPGVPYITMRFFPAALGIALIPLAFLTLLALRLSHTSALLGALLVTFDNALITQSRLILLDSFLVFFTGLTTLFWVRFSNDDSEGRAFTKPWWINLLCTGLSLGAVVSCKWVGLFTIAMIGVGTLRQLWLLLGNLKVTPRQYIRHFAARTLCLIVVPLTFYMLMFRIHFWILNESGDGDGFMSSEFQHTLQGHGMADTFADVGFGSKVSIRHVNTQGGYLHSHPHPYPGGSKQQQITLYPHRDDNNVWRIVNASAPDGPASYPWDELPFEYVLTGTKIRLEHVTTEKRLHSHDIRPPVSEVDFQNEVSGYGFPGFAGDANDDFIVEITKRTRGKNDKQAKHRLKTLRSEFRLRHALSGCYLFSHKVKLPDWGYEQQEVTCNKNPTWENSLWYIETNQHVQLPIDAERVNYEKPSFFEKFFELNAVMWRTNAGLTERHAYDSRPQHWPWLRRGINFWVKDHRQVYLIGNPVVWWSSTAAIVAYLAVRGFLVLRAQRGYRDLHQPKLAFYDDICAFCVIGWALHYFPFYLMQRQLFLHHYLPALYFAILLFCTVFDYATSALKPKIRTNIAIVILILALWSWNHWSSLAYAGEWTKGACENGKWLRTWDFSCNDFYENTSMYNSQSAISSEKIAPTDLGPDSATTTLIEEVPEPIQNVFQQDPPPEEKTVAPVGPAPEVQMEESSAVFIPKGEEAPLAEDLRAPVGNDAGDPAVTDGEDDGGWHGGAEEGQHRQEKDEVKIKEGKAPVGAKVDIPDMGLDEEQKLLVDQIMDEQE; from the exons ATGTCTCAACCCCTCACCCGCCGCGGCCCTCTTCAGCCCCACCCTTCACAAGCGTCGACCTTTACTTCAAAAGTTACCGTCGAATCTGAAGCTGATGCACGTTTGAGAGATCACCATTCCGGGCGCACAGCCCAGAAAACTGCGTTTGGCGGGAAGAGAGGCTCTGCAGCGGTAGGACGGATTGGAAAGAGGGAGTGGACGATGATCGGGGGGATGGTCGTAGTCGCGCTTTATGTGAGACTGTACAAGCTTGGCAGGCCGAGCAGTGTCGT CTTTGATGAAGTGCATTTCGGAGGTTTTGCCATGAAGTATATCCGGCGCAAGTTCTTCATGGACGTGCACCCTCCACTGGCAAAACTCTTGGTCACTTTGAGCGCGTGGATCGGTGGATTCGACGGGAAGTTTGATTTCAAAGATATTGGAAA GGATTATCTTGAACCCGGCGTTCCCTATATTACCATGAGATTCTTTCCGGCCGCCCTCGGTATCgctctcatccctctcgccttccttactcttctcgctcttcgtctttCACACACTTCTGCACTTCTAGGTGCCCTTCTTGTCACATTTGATAACGCCCTCATCACTCAATCCCGACTCATCCTCCTAgactccttcctcgtcttttTCACCGGTCTTACTACCCTTTTCTGGGTTCGCTTCTCCAATGATGATTCTGAAGGCCGAGCGTTCACTAAGCCATGGTGGATAAATTTGCTTTGTACCGGCCTCAGTCTTGGTGCTGTCGTCTCGTGTAAATGGGTCGGCCTGTTCACTATTGCCATGATCGGCGTCGGAACCCTTCGTCAGCTCTGGCTTCTCCTCGGTAATCTCAAGGTTACCCCCAGGCAGTACATCAGACACTTTGCGGCTCGTACGCTGTGCTTGATTGTGGTACCCTTGACTTTCTATATGCTAATGTTTAGGATTCATTTCTGGATCTTGAACGAAagcggagatggagatgggtTTATGAGCTCGGAGTTCCAGCATACTTTGCAGGGTCATGGCATGGCTGACACTTTTGCTG ATGTTGGTTTTGGTTCAAAGGTGTCCATCCGACATGTTAACACCCAGGGTGGTTACCTCCATTCACACCCTCACCCTTATCCCGGGGGCTCTAAGC AGCAACAAATCACTCTCTACCCCCACCGAGACGACAACAACGTTTGGCGAATCGTTAACGCTTCTGCCCCCGACGGACCGGCCTCTTATCCCTGGGACGAACTTCCCTTTGAATATGTTCTCACCGGCACCAAGATTCGTCTCGAGCATGTCACGACCGAAAAGCGCCTTCACTCCCACGACATTCGACCGCCTGTCAGCGAGGTTGATTTCCAAAATGAAGTTTCTGGCTACGGTTTCCCCGGCTTTGCTGGTGATGCCAATGATGATTTCATTGTGGAAATCACCAAGCGCAcaagaggaaagaatgaTAAGCAAGCTAAACACAGGCTCAAGACTCTCCGCAGCGAGTTTAGGCTGAGGCACGCTTTGTCTGGATGCTACTTGTTCTCGCACAAAGTCAAATTGCCTGACTGGGGTTACGAACAGCAAGAGGTGACTTGTAACAAGAACCCTACTTGGGAAAACTCTTTGTGGTACATTGAGACCAATCAGCATGTTCAAT TGCCCATCGACGCTGAGCGAGTTAATTATGAGAAACCCAGCTTCTTTGAAAAGTTTTTCGAGCTCAACGCTGTTATGTGGAGGACCAACGCCGGTTTGACTGAGAGACATGCTTATGACTCTCGACCTCAACATTGGCCTTGGCTCAGGCGTGGTATT AACTTCTGGGTCAAGGACCACAGGCAAGTTTACCTCATCGGTAACCCCGTGGTATGGTGGTCTAGTACTGCCGCTATCGTTGCTTATCTCGCCGTGAGAGGGTTCTTGGTTTTACGCGCCCAGAGGGGTTACAGAGACTTGCATCAAC CCAAGCTCGCATTTTACGACGATATTTGTGCTTTCTGCGTCATCGGCTGGGCACTCCATTATTTCCCCTTCTATCTTATGCAACGTCAGCTTTTCTTGCACCATTACCTTCCCGCACTTTACTttgccatccttcttttctgcACCGTCTTCGACTATGCCACATCTGCGCTCAAACCAAAGATTAGGACAAACATTGCTATTGTGATTTTGATCCTTGCACTTTGGAGCTGGAACCATTGGAGTAGCTTGGCGTATGCTGGGGAGTGGACTAAGGGCGCTTGTGAGAATGGCAAGTGGTTGAGGACCTGGGATTTCTCTTG TAACGACTTTTACGAAAACACTAGCATGTACAACTCCCAATCCGCCATTTCCAGCGAAAAAATCGCTCCTACCGATCTCGGCCCCGACTCAGCCACCACTACACTCATCGAAGAAGTTCCAGAACCTATCCAAAACGTCTTCCAGCAAGATCCCCCTCCTGAGGAAAAGACAGTTGCACCCGTGGGCCCCGCGCCGGAAGTTCAGATGGAAGAGTCTTCAGCGGTTTTCATTCCtaagggagaagaggcgcCACTCGCTGAGGATCTGAGAGCGCCAGTAGGAAATGATGCGGGTGATCCGGCGGTGACggatggggaggatgaCGGTGGTTGGCACGGAGGCGCAGAGGAGGGACAACATCGACAAGAAAAGGACGAAGTGAAGATAAAGGAAGGTAAGGCGCCTGTGGGTGCCAAGGTTGACATTCCTGATATGGGATTGGATGAGGAACAAAAGTTGTTGGTAGATCAAATTATGGATGAGCAGGAATAA
- a CDS encoding hypothetical protein (HMMPfam hit to GFO_IDH_MocA, Oxidoreductase family, NAD-binding Rossmann fold, score: 72.4, E(): 1.2e-18), with translation MTAVNSNQGTGKLSGRVGIVGTGHRARLYTTAVASRANTSLVALCDTNDARMDWHNKMLREAGRPEAKKYAAEDFRKMLEQEKLDVLVVTTIDYTHDMYIIPALKAGIKVLSEKPMTTNVDKCKAILNAVNESKGSLTVLFNYRYNPIHWKVAEVIAKGEIGEVKSVHFEWLLDTVHGADYFRRWHRYKDRSGGLMIHKSSHHFDLVNFWIQSVPQSVFGMGSLAFYGKENGKKSGWGKNYERARDAKEAENDPFAIHLGDEEGLKGLYFDAEHIDGYHRDMNVFADDITIEDDMSVLVHYESGVNMTYHLTAYSPWEGYRVMFNGTHGRLELEVVENAFRLPIPKGSNNASEHVHGDSALPNEGHSKITLHKLWQQPVNVPYQEAKGGHGGGDEAMLDEIFGPKEGEEERKCPVNGLSADQKDGALAMAVGLAANESFKNGKQVFIKELLGGTL, from the exons ATGACTGCAGTCAACAGTAATCAAGGAACAGGCAAGCTTTCTGGAAGGGTCGGCATCGTTGGTACGGGCCATCGAGCCAGG CTCTATACGACAGCAGTGGCCAGTCGTGCAAACACCAGTCTAGTAGCGCTTTGTGATACCAACGATGCACGAATGGATTGGCATAACAAGATGCTTCGAGAAGCCGGCAGGCCCGAAGCCAAGAAATATGCTGCT GAGGATTTTCGAAAGATGCTCGAGCAAGAGAAACTTGATGTGCTGGTAGTGACAACGATTGATTACACGCATGACATGTACATCATCCCCGCGCTGAAAGCCGGTATCAAAGTCCTCAGTGAAAAGCCCATGACGAC GAACGTGGATAAATGCAAAGCCATTCTCAACGCTGTCAACGAATCCAAGGGGTCCCTCACTGTCTTGTTCAATTACCGATACAACCCCATTCATTGGAAAGTGGCTGAAGTTATCGCTAAAGGAGAGATCGGAGAGGTTAAATCTGTTCACTTTGAGTGGTTACTT GACACCGTTCACGGTGCAGACTACTTCCGTCGCTGGCACAGATATAAGGACCGTTCTGGAGGCCTTATGATCCACAAATCATCCCACCACTTTGATCTCGTCAACTTTTGGATCCAGTCCGTCCCCCAATCAGTGTTTGGCATGGGCTCTCTTGCGTTTTATGGCAAGGAGAACGGTAAGAAGTCAGGGTGGGGAAAGAACTACGAGCGGGCAAGGGACGCGAAGGAGGCCGAGAATGATCCGTTTGCGATCCATTTGGGGGACGAAGAGGGTTTGAAGGGGCTTTATTTCGATGCGGAGCATATCG ACGGGTATCACAGAGATATGAACGTCTTTGCAGATGATATCACaattgaagatgacatGTCGGTCCTCGTACACTACGAATCTGGAGTTAACATGACCTACCACCTCACTGCTTACTCT CCATGGGAAGGTTACAGAGTAATGTTCAACGGAACCCATGGCCGCCTTGAGCTCGAAGTCGTCGAAAACGCCTTCCGTCTCCCTATCCCTAAAGGCTCTAACAATGCATCTGAACACGTACATGGCGATAGCGCCCTACCCAACGAAGGTCATTCCAAAATCACCTTGCATAAACTCTGGCAACAGCCAGTTAACGTGCCTTATCAGGAGGCTAAGGGTGGACAcggtggaggtgatgaAGCTATGTTGGATGAAATTTTTGGTCcgaaggaaggagaggaggagaggaagtgTCCTGTGAATGGATTGTCGGCTGACCAGAAGGATGGGGCTCTCGCCATGGCTGTCGGGTTAGCGGCGAATGAAAGTTTTAAAAATGGGAAGCAAGTGTTCATTAAGGAGTTACTTGGTGGTACTTTGTGA
- a CDS encoding hypothetical protein (HMMPfam hit to SKN1, Beta-glucan synthesis-associated protein (SKN1), score: 181.1, E(): 2.2e-51), whose amino-acid sequence MSRYNDYRRYTRSSDNGSLPTTIQQYGPSASSTKPTNSLLSPARLSVSSASLDSRAKLAELGSGASGEWGPMTTGPEEDDWMHNPDPIKNRNYDRGTIFTPRGLINVGCLVMLILCLVTLFAGYPIITHFTDTEIKTNGAYNIGGINSTGQVPLISNIPTVIDSDTPVDKYTRTGFDGKTYSLVFSDEFEKEGRTFFPGDDPFWTGVDIHYWPTGDFEWYDPAAITTKDGHLVITLDQQNIHDLNFRSGMLQSWNQICFQYSIYIETSVSLPGNNRVGGFWPGIWMMGNLGRPGYGATTDGTWPYSYDSCDYGTLANQTNPEGTGPEGALTSGSDDSAISYLPGQRMSSCTCQGEDHAGPDVTYGRGVPEIDILEGQLDLSVDKGQVSQSAQFAPFDYGYQYLNTSKGAIQYDTDITMWNSYKGGTYQEAVSSLTYIDSDNYMGTSGGFGIYAFEMFSDPNDRDSGYITWVANGEKSWTMYPAAVGPLSSMNIGQRLISEEPMAMVINFGMSNNFQAIDFSNLIFPSEMHVDYVRVYQRSEGRMGCDPDDRPTAAYIEKHANAYNNPNFTTWDMAGYTVPKNSLIDSC is encoded by the exons ATGTCTAGATATAATGATTATAGGAGGTATACACGGTCCTCAGATAACGGTAGCCTG CCCACGACCATTCAACAATATGgtccttctgcttcttcaacaaaGCCTACCAACAGCCTTTTATCGCCAGCAAGATTGAGTGTTAGCTCAGCAAGCCTTGATAGCAGAGCAAAATTGGCTGAACTGGGATCAGGAGCTTCGGGAGAATGGGGGCCGATGACGACAGGGccggaggaggatgattggATGCATAATCCAGATCCCATAAAAAATCGTAAC TATGATCGAGGAACGATATTTACACCACGTGGCCTCATTAACGTCGGGTGCCTCGTCATGCTTATTCTGTGCCTGGTGACCCTTTTCGCAGGGTACCCGATCATCACCCACTTCACAGACACAGAGATCAAGACAAACGGCGCGTACAACATAGGGGGTATCAACTCGACTGGCCAGGTACCTCTTATATCGAACATCCCTACTGTGATTGACAGCGATACACCAGTAGACAAGTACACGCGAACAGGCTTCGACGGGAAGACATATAGTTTGGTCTTTTCggatgagtttgaaaaggaagggagaacGTTTTTTCCTGGTGACGATCCTTTTTGGACTGGGGT CGATATCCACTACTGGCCAACAGGCGACTTTGAATGGTACGACCCCGCAGCAATCACCACTAAAGATGGTCATCTAGTCATCACACTCGATCAGCAAAACATCCATGACTTAAACTTCCGATCCGGTATGCTTCAATCATGGAATCAAATATGTTTCCAATACTCTATCTACATTGAAACCTCCGTTTCTTTACCGGGCAATAACAGAGTTGGCGGGTTTTGGCCCGGTATATGGATGATGGGTAATCTCGGGAGACCAGGATACGGAGCCACGACAGACGGGACATGGCCTTATTCGTACGATTCATGCGATTACGGGACGCTAGCGAACCAGACCAATCCAGAAGGCACTGGGCCAGAGGGAGCTTTGACATCTGGGTCAGACGATAGTGCCATTTCCTA CCTGCCTGGACAGAGAATGTCTTCGTGTACTtgtcaaggagaagaccaTGCAGGGCCAGATGTGACTTATGGACGTGGTGTACCAGAGATCGACATCCTCGAAGGACAACTTGACCTGTCTGTTGACAAGGGCCAAGTTAGTCAAAGTGCTCAGTTCGCTCCC TTTGATTATGGATACCAATACCTCAATACTTCTAAAGGAGCTATTCAATACGATACAGACATCACAATGTGGAACTCGTACAAAGGTGGAACATATCAGGAAGCGGTATCATCTTTGACTTATATCGATAGCGATAATTACATGGGGACTAGTGGCGGGTTCGGTATCTATG CATTTGAGATGTTTAGCGATCCCAACGATAGAGACTCGGGTTACATCACATGGGTTGCGAACGGTGAGAAATCATGGACGATGTACCCTGCCGCTGTGGGACCCTTGTCCTCCATGAATATCGGTCAACGACTGATATCTGAAGAGCCAATGGCAATG GTCATAAATTTTGGGATGTCCAATAATTTTCAAGCTATCGATTTTAGCaacctcatcttcccctcgGAGATGCACGTTGATTATGTGAGGGTGTACCAGCGgtcagaaggaaggatggggTGCGATCCCGATGATCGACCGACTGCCGCTTACATTGAGAAACACGCCAACGCATATAATAATCCTAATTTTACAACCTGGGATATGGCCGGTTATACTGTGCCT AAAAACTCACTTATTGACTCTTGTTAA